In one window of Eleutherodactylus coqui strain aEleCoq1 chromosome 10, aEleCoq1.hap1, whole genome shotgun sequence DNA:
- the MRRF gene encoding ribosome-recycling factor, mitochondrial, with translation MALKCVGRLCPVMQQLRRTATPCLWKTSLVVLQQDHHTTLLSRHLATKSSKGKTKGQARVNLNTDLVKDIIDLKDVEGDMRNVLDSLKEDFNKNLSIRTSPGAFDHIIVKTKDGKFQLSHLGQITLKSPRLFVINMASFPECANAVMDAIRESQMNLNPELQGTLIHVPVPMISREHRENLAKLAKQLTNKAKDSLRKVRSGALQEVKKFKASVSEDTIKLIEKQIQQMVDDLSAEMDKQLASKTKELLEPDRSAQK, from the exons ATGGCATTAAAGTGTGTCGGACGACTCTGTCCTGTAATGCAGCAGCTGAGGCGTACCGCCACACCGTGCTTATGGAAGACCTCGCTGGTTGTCCTGCAGCAGGATCATCACACCACTCTTCTTAGCAGACATCTTGCTACAAAAAGCAGTAAAG GTAAGACTAAAGGACAAGCCCGAGTAAATCTAAATACTGATTTAGTCAAAGACATTATCGACTTGAAAGATGTCGAAGGAGATATGAGAAATGTACTTGACAGTCTTAAGGAAGACTTCAACAAAAACCTGTCAATCCGAACATCTCCAG GTGCATTTGATCACATAATTGTAAAAACAAAGGATGGAAAATTCCAATTAAGTCATTTAGGACAAATCACCCTGAAGTCTCCGCGGCTATTTGTAATCAATATGGCAAGTTTTCCTGAG TGTGCTAATGCCGTTATGGATGCTATAAGAGAAAGTCAGATGAACCTGAATCCAGAACTACAAGGGACATTAATCCATGTACCAGTGCCTAT GATAAGTCGAGAGCATCGGGAGAATTTGGCAAAATTGGCCAAACAGCTGACAAACAAAGCAAAGGATTCTTTACGAAAGGTCCGCTCCGGCGCCCTACAGGAGGTCAAGAAATTCAAGGCTTCAGTTTCGGAAGACACAATTAAATTGATAGAAAAACAG ATCCAGCAGATGGTTGATGATCTATCGGCTGAAATGGACAAACAACTAGCATCAAAGACAAAGGAGCTTTTGGAGCCGGACCGCTCTGCGCAAAAATGA